A region of the Arenibacter antarcticus genome:
AAAAACAACGTAACTGAAATTATGCTTACGCTAGGATTAGACCTAGAAGATGACAGCCTGAAAGGCACCCCTAACAGGGTGGCCAAAATGTTTGTAACCGAGATATTTAGCGGCCTACATCCAGATCGCAAGCCAAAGTCCTCTACTTTCGACAACAAATACAAATATGGTGAGATGTTGGTAGAAAAAAACATCACTCTGTATTCCACCTGTGAGCACCATTTGCTTCCTATTGTAGGAAAGGCACATATTGCATATATCTCCAACGGAAGTGTGGTAGGTTTATCCAAAATGAACCGAATTGTGGATTATTATGCCAAAAGGCCCCAGGTACAGGAACGTTTAAATATTCAAGTCGTTAGGGAACTTCAGAGAGTTTTAGGGACCGAGGATGTTGCCTGCGTTATGGACGCCAAACATTTATGTGTAAACTCCAGAGGAATTCGCGATATTGAGAGCAGTACTATAACCGCAGAATATGGCGGTAGATTTAAAGAGGAGGCTGTAAGGCGCGAATTTTTGGATTATATAAATATTGATACTAAGTTTTAATCGGCCTGTCTAAAAGATGCAGTTGTACCAAACACAAAAATTAAAAATATACAATTCCCTTTCTGGAAAAAAAGAAGATTTCATACCTATAAATGAAGGACATTTAGGAATGTATGTCTGTGGCCCTACTGTTTACAGCAATGTACACTTGGGCAATTGCCGTACTTTTATGTCCTTTGACATGATCTTTAGGTATTTTAAACACCTTGGCTACAAAGTACGCTACGTACGGAATATCACCGATGCCGGGCATCTTGAAAACGACGGAGAGGAAGGTGAGGACAAGATTGCCAAAAAAGCACGTTTGGAACAATTGGAACCCATGGAGGTGGTACAACGATATACCTTGGATTTCCACAACATATTAAACAAGTTTAATTTTCTACCCCCTAGTATAGAGCCAACGGCAACCGGACATATTATTGAGCAGATTGAAATTATAAAAGCCATTATAGACAAGGGCTTTGCGTATGCCATAAATGGATCTGTATATTTTGATGTAGAAAAATTTAATAAGACCAACGAATACGGAAAGTTAAGCGGTAGAAAATTGGAGGACATGATCGCCAATACTAGGGAGCTTACCGCACAGGACGAGAAAAAGAGCCCACAGGATTTTGCTTTGTGGAAAAAGGCCGAGACCCAGCATATTATGCGATGGCCATCACCATGGGGCGACGGCTTTCCGGGCTGGCATTTAGAATGTACAGCAATGAGCACCAAGTATCTTGGCGAAACCTTTGACATACACGGCGGTGGAATGGACCTTAAATTTCCGCATCACGAGTGTGAGATCGCCCAAGCAGAAGCATGGAACGGACAGGCACCGGTAAATTACTGGTTGCATGCAAATATGCTGACTTTGAACGGAAAGAAGATGGCAAAATCTACTGGTAACAACATTTTACCCAATGAAATGTTTTCCGGAGAAAATCCCCTGCTCAGCAAACCATACGCGCCTCCAGTGGTGCGTTTCTTTATGATGCAGGCACATTATACCAGTATTTTGGACCTAAGCGATGATGCACTTTTAGCCTCGGAAAAGGGCTACCATAGATTAATGGAAGGCATTAATAACTTAGAAAAACTGGAAACAGGAACTAGCTCAAGTTTTGATGTGTCCGCATGGGTACAGAAGGGATATGATGCTATGAACGATGATTTTAATACCCCTATCCTAATAGCAAACCTCTTTGAGGCAGTTAAATACATCAATTTAATAAAGGAGGGAAAAGAAAGTATATCTGCAACAGACAAAACTGTTTTAACCGAGGCCTTGCACAGTTTTGTATATGATATCCTAGGTTTGGAGAATCTAAATACTGCTGTGTTGAATTCGGATAAACTATCCAATGTGGTAGGTCTTTTAATACAAATGAGAAACGAAGCGCGTGCCAATAAGGATTTTGCCACCTCGGATCAAATTAGAGATCAACTGGCAGAAATGGGCATTCAGCTGAAGGACGGGAAAGACGGCACCACCTTTAATCTATCTTAAAAAGGACCAACATTAAAAACACCAAGGCATTTATGAAAAAAATACTAATTGCCCCATTTGTGTTTTTGGTAAGAGCATATCAGACGCTCATATCGCCCTTTACCCCGGCAAGTTGCCGCTACTCCCCTACCTGCTCCCAATACACTCTGGAAGCGCTTAAAAAACACGGCTTGTTCAAGGGCGGATGGTTGGCGTTGAAAAGAA
Encoded here:
- the yidD gene encoding membrane protein insertion efficiency factor YidD, which codes for MKKILIAPFVFLVRAYQTLISPFTPASCRYSPTCSQYTLEALKKHGLFKGGWLALKRIFSCHPWGGSGYDPVP
- the cysS gene encoding cysteine--tRNA ligase; translation: MQLYQTQKLKIYNSLSGKKEDFIPINEGHLGMYVCGPTVYSNVHLGNCRTFMSFDMIFRYFKHLGYKVRYVRNITDAGHLENDGEEGEDKIAKKARLEQLEPMEVVQRYTLDFHNILNKFNFLPPSIEPTATGHIIEQIEIIKAIIDKGFAYAINGSVYFDVEKFNKTNEYGKLSGRKLEDMIANTRELTAQDEKKSPQDFALWKKAETQHIMRWPSPWGDGFPGWHLECTAMSTKYLGETFDIHGGGMDLKFPHHECEIAQAEAWNGQAPVNYWLHANMLTLNGKKMAKSTGNNILPNEMFSGENPLLSKPYAPPVVRFFMMQAHYTSILDLSDDALLASEKGYHRLMEGINNLEKLETGTSSSFDVSAWVQKGYDAMNDDFNTPILIANLFEAVKYINLIKEGKESISATDKTVLTEALHSFVYDILGLENLNTAVLNSDKLSNVVGLLIQMRNEARANKDFATSDQIRDQLAEMGIQLKDGKDGTTFNLS
- the folE gene encoding GTP cyclohydrolase I FolE, with protein sequence MKIDNALEKHFEDLGDDHASAGENTPLRKDAFVLSDEEKIALIKNNVTEIMLTLGLDLEDDSLKGTPNRVAKMFVTEIFSGLHPDRKPKSSTFDNKYKYGEMLVEKNITLYSTCEHHLLPIVGKAHIAYISNGSVVGLSKMNRIVDYYAKRPQVQERLNIQVVRELQRVLGTEDVACVMDAKHLCVNSRGIRDIESSTITAEYGGRFKEEAVRREFLDYINIDTKF